Proteins encoded by one window of Pseudonocardia alni:
- the purB gene encoding adenylosuccinate lyase, whose translation MIPNVLAARYASPELVRLWSPEYKIQLERRLWIAVLRAQRDLGIEVPSSVVDDYEAVVEQVDLGSIAARERVTRHDVKARIEEFNALAGHEHVHKGMTSRDLTENVEQLQIRLSLELVADRTVAVLARLGRRASEYAELVMAGRSHNVAAQTTTLGKRFASAADELLVAHARLEDLRSRYPLRGIKGPMGTSQDMLDLLGGDTEASVKLEDLEQRVATHLGFAEAFTSVGQVYPRSLDHDVVTALVQLAAAPSSLATTIRLMAGAELATEGFAPGQVGSSAMPHKMNARSAERINGLMVILRGLSVMTAELAGSQWNEGDVSCSVVRRVALPDAFFALDGLYETTLTVLDEFGAYPAVIARELDRYLPFLTTTAVLMAAVRAGVGRETAHEVIKEHAVAVALAMREQGQADNDLLQRLAGDDRLGLPAGTLDRLLEDPLRFTGAASAQVAAVNEKIAAITAKHPEAAAYTPGGIL comes from the coding sequence GTGATTCCCAACGTGCTGGCCGCGCGCTACGCGAGCCCCGAGCTGGTCCGCCTCTGGTCTCCGGAGTACAAGATCCAGCTGGAGCGACGGCTGTGGATCGCGGTGCTCCGCGCCCAGCGCGACCTCGGCATCGAGGTGCCGTCGTCGGTCGTCGACGACTACGAGGCCGTCGTCGAGCAGGTCGACCTGGGCTCGATCGCCGCCCGCGAGCGCGTCACCCGGCACGACGTGAAGGCCCGCATCGAGGAGTTCAACGCCCTCGCCGGCCACGAGCACGTGCACAAGGGCATGACCAGCCGCGACCTCACCGAGAACGTGGAGCAGCTGCAGATCCGGCTGTCGCTGGAGCTCGTCGCCGACCGGACCGTCGCGGTCCTGGCGCGGCTCGGGCGTCGCGCGTCGGAGTACGCCGAGCTGGTCATGGCCGGGCGCAGCCACAACGTCGCCGCGCAGACCACCACCCTGGGCAAGCGGTTCGCCTCCGCCGCGGACGAGCTGCTCGTCGCGCACGCCCGCCTGGAGGACCTGCGCTCGCGCTACCCGCTGCGCGGCATCAAGGGCCCGATGGGCACCAGCCAGGACATGCTGGATCTACTGGGCGGCGACACTGAAGCCTCGGTGAAGCTCGAGGACCTGGAGCAGCGCGTCGCCACCCACCTGGGGTTCGCCGAGGCGTTCACCAGCGTCGGGCAGGTCTACCCGCGCTCGCTCGACCACGACGTCGTCACCGCTCTGGTGCAGCTGGCGGCGGCGCCGTCGTCGCTGGCCACGACGATCCGGCTGATGGCGGGCGCCGAGCTCGCCACCGAGGGCTTCGCCCCCGGCCAGGTCGGGTCCAGCGCCATGCCGCACAAGATGAACGCGCGTTCCGCGGAACGCATCAACGGCCTCATGGTGATCCTGCGCGGCCTGTCGGTCATGACCGCCGAGCTCGCCGGCTCCCAGTGGAACGAGGGCGACGTCTCCTGCTCGGTGGTGCGCCGCGTCGCGCTGCCGGACGCGTTCTTCGCCCTCGACGGCCTCTACGAGACCACGCTGACCGTGCTCGACGAGTTCGGCGCCTACCCGGCCGTGATCGCCCGCGAGCTCGACCGCTACCTGCCCTTCCTCACCACGACCGCGGTGCTGATGGCCGCCGTCCGCGCCGGGGTCGGCCGGGAGACCGCGCACGAGGTCATCAAGGAGCACGCGGTCGCCGTCGCACTGGCGATGCGCGAGCAGGGCCAGGCCGACAACGACCTCCTCCAGCGTCTCGCCGGCGACGACCGGCTCGGCCTGCCCGCCGGCACGCTGGACCGGCTGCTGGAGGACCCGCTGCGGTTCACCGGCGCCGCGTCCGCGCAGGTCGCGGCGGTCAACGAGAAGATCGCGGCGATCACGGCGAAGCACCCCGAGGCCGCCGCCTACACCCCCGGAGGGATCCTGTGA
- a CDS encoding phosphoribosylaminoimidazolesuccinocarboxamide synthase, translated as MRLVHSGKVRELYLDESRDPAQLLLVASDRLSIYDVVLPTPVPDKGAILTALSLYWFERTGDLVPNHVIGTDDIPDGFAGRAVRCRPLEMLPVECIARGYLTGLGLKEYQRTGAVSGVTLPAGLVEGSKLPEPIFTPTTKAPVGEHDEFMTFDDVVAQLGADTAARLRDLTLEVYRRGAESAAEGGIIVADTKLEFGRDTSGEIVLGDEVLTPDSSRFWPADSYEPGRVQFSFDKQYVRDWSAGLDWDRTAPGPEVPDEVVKVVHDRYAEVYRRITGTPWVSPTA; from the coding sequence GTGAGGCTCGTCCACTCCGGCAAGGTCCGCGAGCTCTACCTCGACGAGTCCCGCGACCCGGCCCAACTGCTGCTCGTGGCCTCGGACCGGCTGTCGATCTACGACGTCGTGCTCCCGACGCCGGTCCCGGACAAGGGCGCGATCCTCACCGCGCTGTCGCTGTACTGGTTCGAGCGCACCGGCGACCTCGTGCCCAACCACGTCATCGGCACCGACGACATCCCCGACGGGTTCGCCGGGCGCGCCGTCCGCTGCCGTCCGCTGGAGATGCTGCCGGTCGAGTGCATCGCCCGCGGCTACCTCACCGGGCTCGGACTGAAGGAGTACCAGCGCACCGGCGCCGTCTCCGGCGTCACGCTGCCCGCCGGCCTGGTCGAGGGCTCGAAGCTCCCCGAGCCGATCTTCACCCCGACCACCAAGGCGCCGGTCGGTGAGCACGACGAGTTCATGACCTTCGACGACGTCGTGGCGCAGCTGGGCGCCGACACCGCGGCCCGGCTGCGGGACCTGACCCTGGAGGTCTACCGGCGCGGCGCCGAGTCCGCGGCCGAGGGCGGGATCATCGTCGCCGACACCAAGCTGGAGTTCGGCCGGGACACCTCCGGCGAGATCGTCCTCGGTGACGAGGTGCTCACCCCGGATTCGTCGCGGTTCTGGCCCGCCGACTCGTACGAGCCCGGCCGGGTCCAGTTCTCCTTCGACAAGCAGTACGTCCGCGACTGGTCCGCCGGGCTGGACTGGGACCGCACCGCCCCCGGCCCCGAGGTCCCCGACGAGGTCGTGAAGGTCGTCCACGACCGCTACGCCGAGGTCTACCGCCGCATCACCGGCACCCCCTGGGTGTCGCCCACGGCCTGA
- a CDS encoding sugar-binding transcriptional regulator: MAPHDVSRRDLGLMHRAARLYYVDELNQAAIADRLTVSRPTVSRLLAEARRVGIVQITVHDPDSLHTGGDDAPRLAAALGLDRVWLAPRPTTDLGQSLAEPVGEALREAGLRAGDVLLVSSGRTVWELSHTTLPALAGCEIVPTVGGVAEPEAWHQTNEIVRSVAERGHGRPHFLFTQAMPSPAMSRTLAEDPEFRRVTGFWMRAQAALVGVGAPPAGRASISTSVPLDDEGLQDGVGDVCLNFYRADGRPIAFPGSDRMVRISPEQLRRVPRTIAVAVGEEKVPSIVGGARAGLFNRLVTDTPTAQALLDALGPV, translated from the coding sequence ATGGCGCCGCACGACGTCTCCCGGCGCGATCTGGGGCTGATGCACCGGGCCGCGCGGCTGTACTACGTCGACGAGCTCAACCAGGCCGCGATCGCCGACCGGCTCACCGTGTCGCGTCCGACCGTCTCCCGGCTGCTCGCCGAGGCCCGCCGGGTCGGGATCGTGCAGATCACCGTGCACGACCCGGACTCGCTGCACACCGGCGGCGACGACGCACCCCGGCTCGCCGCCGCGCTCGGGCTGGACCGGGTGTGGCTGGCCCCACGGCCCACCACCGACCTCGGTCAGTCGCTCGCCGAGCCGGTCGGCGAGGCGTTGCGGGAGGCCGGGCTGCGCGCCGGCGACGTCCTGCTCGTCTCGTCCGGGCGCACCGTGTGGGAGCTCAGCCACACCACGCTGCCCGCGCTGGCCGGCTGCGAGATCGTGCCGACCGTCGGTGGGGTCGCCGAACCCGAGGCGTGGCACCAGACCAACGAGATCGTCCGGTCGGTCGCCGAACGCGGACACGGACGCCCGCACTTCCTGTTCACCCAGGCCATGCCGTCACCGGCGATGAGCCGCACGCTCGCCGAGGACCCGGAGTTCCGGCGGGTCACCGGGTTCTGGATGCGCGCACAGGCCGCGCTGGTCGGTGTCGGCGCCCCGCCCGCGGGCCGCGCGTCGATCTCGACCTCGGTCCCGCTCGACGACGAGGGCCTCCAGGACGGCGTCGGCGACGTCTGCCTGAACTTCTACCGCGCCGACGGCCGCCCGATCGCCTTCCCGGGCAGCGACCGGATGGTGCGGATCTCCCCGGAGCAACTGCGACGGGTGCCGCGGACGATCGCCGTCGCCGTCGGGGAGGAGAAGGTGCCGAGCATCGTCGGCGGGGCGCGGGCGGGCCTGTTCAACCGCCTGGTGACCGACACCCCGACCGCCCAGGCCCTGCTCGACGCCCTCGGCCCCGTCTGA
- a CDS encoding alcohol dehydrogenase catalytic domain-containing protein yields the protein MGENIPTRMQAVVVHGPEDYRLEEVDVPRPGPGELLMQVEAVGVCASDLKCYHGAAKFWGDENRPAWAQTGVTPGHEFVGRIVSGDDEGLALHGVSVGDRVACEQIVPCEQCRYCLRGQYWMCGPHDMFGFRNFDGAMAQYMLVPTRARVHRVSPDLEPQHAAFAEPLSCALHAVERATISFDDVVVVAGCGPIGLGLIAGARAKNPRLLIALDLDDEKLELGRRTGADLTINIFREDAVARVKELTDGYGADVYLEGSGAVPAVAQGLNLLRKLGTYVEYSVFGSEVTVDWSIISDDKELDVRGAHLGPHCWPAAIKMLEDGKLPISDICTHQVPLAEFQKALDLVGDTSGASVKVSILPNA from the coding sequence GTGGGAGAGAACATCCCGACCCGGATGCAGGCGGTCGTCGTGCACGGCCCCGAGGACTACCGGCTGGAGGAGGTGGACGTCCCCCGGCCCGGCCCCGGCGAGCTGCTGATGCAGGTCGAGGCCGTCGGCGTGTGTGCCAGCGACCTGAAGTGCTACCACGGCGCCGCGAAGTTCTGGGGCGACGAGAACCGCCCCGCCTGGGCCCAGACCGGTGTCACGCCCGGTCACGAGTTCGTCGGCCGGATCGTCTCCGGCGACGACGAGGGCCTCGCCCTGCACGGCGTGTCCGTCGGTGACCGCGTCGCCTGCGAGCAGATCGTCCCGTGCGAGCAGTGCCGCTACTGCCTGCGCGGCCAGTACTGGATGTGCGGGCCGCACGACATGTTCGGCTTCCGGAACTTCGACGGCGCGATGGCCCAGTACATGCTGGTCCCCACCCGCGCCCGGGTGCACCGGGTCTCACCGGACCTGGAGCCGCAGCACGCCGCGTTCGCCGAGCCGCTGTCCTGCGCACTGCACGCCGTCGAGCGCGCCACCATCTCCTTCGACGACGTCGTGGTCGTCGCCGGGTGCGGCCCGATCGGCCTCGGCCTGATCGCCGGCGCCCGCGCGAAGAACCCGCGGCTGCTGATCGCGCTCGACCTCGACGACGAGAAGCTGGAGCTCGGCCGCCGCACCGGCGCCGACCTCACGATCAACATCTTCCGCGAGGACGCGGTCGCCCGCGTCAAGGAGCTCACCGACGGCTACGGCGCCGACGTCTACCTGGAGGGCTCGGGCGCCGTCCCGGCCGTCGCGCAGGGCCTGAACCTGCTGCGCAAGCTCGGCACCTACGTCGAGTACTCGGTCTTCGGCTCCGAGGTCACCGTGGACTGGTCGATCATCTCCGACGACAAGGAGCTCGACGTCCGCGGCGCCCACCTCGGCCCGCACTGCTGGCCCGCCGCGATCAAGATGCTGGAGGACGGCAAGCTCCCGATCTCCGACATCTGCACCCACCAGGTGCCGCTCGCGGAGTTCCAGAAGGCCCTCGACCTCGTCGGCGACACCTCCGGTGCGTCGGTCAAGGTCTCGATCCTCCCGAACGCCTGA
- a CDS encoding RbtT/DalT/CsbX family MFS transporter — MSSAAPQHETFLDRIGIPHSLRWGFLGVLVFMTGNGTESNFISPHIEAVLGSPEATVATIITGYSLAVLVASYLSGALADLWGPRRVMTLGVAVWVVFEVLFLLSLQIGSLPLVAATYFLRGFGYPLFAFAFLVWINVVTPYSRNGVAVGWFYVMFTGGLPTLGSLFALGMIPAFGGGTGGETAAMVGSTALVVAGYLIARFGVHEPHATRRLAPAGETTGQVLSAGLRLTAANPKILMGFLVRLINTAPQYGMFIILPTVIAVDLGWGQSRWLTMTVFVYATNILVNAVFGAVGDRWGWRRTVQWFGVFGSAVGLLLWWYVPQLVPAGSTWGFWVSVAAGCVFGCLLAGFVPMGAIMPALAPDHKGAAMAMYTTAAGGAAFLGSGVVALMLALGTGNVGVVWAFVALYAAAFVMVSFLDVPQGAPDPRAAVATPVKETS; from the coding sequence ATGAGCAGCGCCGCTCCGCAGCACGAGACCTTCCTCGACCGCATCGGCATCCCGCACTCCCTGCGCTGGGGCTTCCTCGGCGTGCTGGTCTTCATGACCGGCAACGGGACCGAGTCCAACTTCATCTCCCCGCACATCGAGGCGGTGCTCGGCTCGCCCGAGGCCACCGTCGCGACGATCATCACCGGCTACAGCCTGGCCGTGCTCGTCGCCAGCTACCTGTCCGGCGCGCTCGCCGACCTGTGGGGCCCGCGCCGCGTCATGACCCTCGGCGTCGCCGTCTGGGTCGTGTTCGAGGTGCTGTTCCTGCTGAGCCTGCAGATCGGCAGCCTCCCGCTGGTCGCCGCCACCTACTTCCTGCGCGGCTTCGGCTACCCGCTCTTCGCGTTCGCGTTCCTGGTGTGGATCAACGTCGTCACGCCGTACTCGCGCAACGGCGTCGCCGTCGGCTGGTTCTACGTCATGTTCACCGGCGGTCTGCCCACCCTGGGCTCGCTGTTCGCGCTCGGCATGATCCCGGCCTTCGGCGGGGGCACCGGCGGCGAGACCGCCGCGATGGTCGGGTCGACCGCGCTCGTCGTCGCCGGGTACCTGATCGCCCGCTTCGGGGTGCACGAGCCGCACGCCACCCGTCGGCTCGCGCCGGCCGGGGAGACCACCGGCCAGGTCCTCAGCGCCGGGCTGCGGCTCACCGCGGCCAACCCGAAGATCCTCATGGGCTTCCTGGTCCGGCTGATCAACACCGCGCCGCAGTACGGCATGTTCATCATCCTGCCGACGGTCATCGCGGTGGACCTCGGCTGGGGCCAGAGCCGCTGGCTGACCATGACCGTGTTCGTCTACGCGACGAACATCCTGGTCAACGCGGTGTTCGGGGCCGTCGGCGACCGGTGGGGCTGGCGCCGCACGGTGCAGTGGTTCGGCGTCTTCGGCTCCGCCGTCGGCCTGCTGCTGTGGTGGTACGTCCCGCAGCTCGTCCCGGCCGGCTCGACCTGGGGCTTCTGGGTCTCGGTCGCCGCGGGCTGCGTGTTCGGTTGCCTGCTCGCCGGGTTCGTCCCGATGGGCGCGATCATGCCCGCGCTCGCACCCGACCACAAGGGCGCCGCGATGGCCATGTACACCACCGCCGCCGGCGGTGCGGCCTTCCTCGGTTCGGGCGTCGTCGCCCTGATGCTCGCGCTCGGCACCGGCAACGTCGGCGTCGTGTGGGCCTTCGTCGCCCTCTACGCCGCCGCCTTCGTCATGGTCTCGTTCCTCGACGTCCCACAGGGCGCCCCCGACCCGCGCGCCGCCGTCGCGACCCCGGTGAAGGAGACATCGTGA
- a CDS encoding dihydroxyacetone kinase family protein translates to MTRIYDDPAEFADDQLAGFLDLYADRVRGVHGGVVAHRGDGDPQVAVVIGGGSGHYPAFCGTVGPGMAHGAVVGNIFTSPSAAQAYSVAKAADQGRGVVFSFGNYAGDTINFGIAADRLRAEGIDTRIVVVTDDVASAEEESRRRGIAGDFTVFKAMGAAAARGADLDEVERLGRAANAATRSLGVAFTGCTMPGEDEPLFSVPEGHLGLGLGIHGEPGIRDVPMLPARELAELLVDDVLKHAPAGAPGRVGAILNGLGTTKYEELFLLWRHVAPRVRDAGYEIVDPEVGELVTSLDMGGCSLTLMWLDDELEPLWRADAYTPAYRKTAAPLAALREPTADELAEADAVVTAPAASDAARDLAGTVRAALAAVESTIRSHEHELGRIDAVAGDGDHGRGMLKGITAATARVGELGDDVGGGWVLQQAGQAWAERAGGTSGVLWGAALEALGRHLGDTAATYPAATVTAGAREFATTIQQLGGAQAGDKTLLDALLPFVEELERRVGGGEGLAAAWTAAAATATTAAGATADLRPRIGRARPLAEKSVGTPDAGATSLGLIVTAVADVLTSQKEQT, encoded by the coding sequence GTGACCAGGATCTACGACGACCCCGCCGAGTTCGCCGACGACCAGCTCGCCGGCTTCCTCGACCTCTACGCCGACCGTGTCCGAGGGGTGCACGGCGGCGTGGTCGCCCACCGTGGCGACGGCGACCCGCAGGTCGCCGTCGTCATCGGGGGCGGCTCCGGCCACTACCCGGCGTTCTGCGGGACGGTCGGGCCGGGGATGGCGCACGGCGCCGTCGTCGGCAACATCTTCACCTCGCCGTCGGCGGCCCAGGCGTACTCGGTCGCGAAGGCCGCCGACCAGGGCCGCGGTGTGGTCTTCAGCTTCGGCAACTACGCCGGCGACACGATCAACTTCGGGATCGCGGCCGACCGGCTGCGGGCCGAGGGCATCGACACCCGCATCGTGGTCGTCACCGATGACGTCGCCTCCGCAGAGGAGGAGTCGCGGCGCCGCGGGATCGCCGGCGACTTCACCGTGTTCAAGGCGATGGGTGCCGCCGCCGCGCGCGGCGCGGACCTCGACGAGGTCGAGCGTCTCGGCCGCGCCGCCAACGCCGCCACCCGCAGTCTCGGCGTCGCGTTCACCGGCTGCACGATGCCCGGCGAGGACGAGCCGCTGTTCTCGGTGCCCGAGGGGCATCTCGGGCTCGGCCTGGGCATCCACGGCGAGCCCGGCATCCGCGACGTCCCGATGCTGCCCGCCCGCGAGCTGGCGGAACTGCTGGTCGACGACGTCCTGAAGCACGCACCGGCGGGCGCCCCCGGCCGGGTCGGGGCGATCCTCAACGGGCTGGGCACCACGAAGTACGAGGAGCTGTTCCTGCTGTGGCGCCACGTCGCGCCGCGGGTGCGCGACGCCGGGTACGAGATCGTCGACCCGGAGGTCGGCGAGCTCGTGACCAGCCTGGACATGGGCGGCTGCTCGCTCACCCTGATGTGGCTCGACGACGAGCTGGAGCCGCTGTGGCGGGCGGACGCCTACACCCCCGCCTACCGCAAGACCGCCGCGCCGCTGGCGGCGCTGCGCGAGCCGACCGCCGACGAGCTTGCCGAGGCCGACGCCGTCGTCACCGCACCCGCGGCGAGCGACGCGGCCCGGGACCTCGCGGGCACCGTCCGCGCCGCGCTGGCCGCGGTGGAGTCGACGATCCGCTCCCACGAGCACGAGCTGGGCCGGATCGACGCCGTCGCGGGCGACGGCGACCACGGCCGCGGCATGCTCAAGGGCATCACCGCCGCCACCGCCCGGGTCGGCGAGCTCGGTGACGACGTCGGCGGCGGCTGGGTGCTGCAGCAGGCCGGGCAGGCCTGGGCCGAGCGCGCCGGCGGCACCTCCGGGGTGCTGTGGGGCGCAGCGCTCGAGGCGCTCGGGCGGCACCTCGGCGACACCGCCGCGACCTATCCGGCCGCGACCGTCACCGCCGGGGCCCGCGAGTTCGCCACGACGATCCAGCAGCTCGGCGGGGCGCAGGCGGGGGACAAGACCCTGCTCGATGCGCTGCTGCCCTTCGTCGAGGAACTGGAGCGCCGGGTCGGCGGCGGCGAGGGCCTCGCCGCCGCGTGGACGGCCGCCGCCGCGACCGCGACCACCGCTGCCGGTGCAACCGCCGACCTCCGGCCCCGGATCGGCCGGGCCCGGCCGCTGGCCGAGAAGAGCGTGGGCACACCCGACGCCGGGGCGACCAGCCTCGGCCTGATCGTCACGGCCGTCGCCGACGTCCTGACGTCGCAGAAGGAGCAGACGTGA
- a CDS encoding ribose-5-phosphate isomerase, producing MSEKLRIVVGADDAGYEYKERLKADLEADDRVAEVVDVGVAADGHTAYPHIGVAAARKVADGEADRGLLVCGTGLGVAISANKVPGIRAVTAHDPFSVERSVKSNNAQVLCMGQRVVGIELARMLVAGWLDHRFDPGSASAEKVAALDSYDRRDGERLAEAETVGTDC from the coding sequence GTGAGCGAGAAGCTGCGCATCGTGGTCGGCGCCGACGACGCCGGCTACGAGTACAAGGAGCGACTGAAGGCCGACCTGGAGGCCGACGACCGCGTCGCCGAGGTGGTCGACGTCGGCGTCGCCGCGGACGGGCACACGGCCTACCCGCACATCGGCGTCGCCGCCGCCCGCAAGGTCGCCGACGGCGAGGCCGACCGCGGCCTGCTCGTCTGCGGGACCGGGCTCGGCGTCGCGATCTCGGCGAACAAGGTGCCCGGCATCCGCGCGGTCACCGCGCACGACCCGTTCTCCGTCGAGCGCTCGGTGAAGTCCAACAACGCGCAGGTCCTGTGCATGGGTCAGCGCGTGGTCGGGATCGAGCTGGCCCGCATGCTGGTCGCCGGCTGGCTGGACCACCGGTTCGACCCGGGCAGCGCGTCGGCGGAGAAGGTCGCCGCGCTCGACTCCTACGACCGGCGCGACGGCGAGCGCCTCGCCGAGGCGGAGACCGTCGGGACGGACTGCTGA
- a CDS encoding GolD/DthD family dehydrogenase gives MFDLTGSVALVTGAASGIGAEVARALAGQGAVVAAADLRTDGVPEVCASTHVVDVADPDAAAACVEEVVARHGRVDVLVNSAGIALLAPALELRTEDWRRTLDVNLTGSWLMARAAGRVMVERGYGRIVNLASQAASSGLEQHAAYCASKAGINGLTRTLAVEWGPHGVTVNAVSPTVVLTDLGRAAWDNPAGDAHRAEIPARRFAEPSEVAAAVVYLASAEAAMVNGAELRVDGGFTAR, from the coding sequence ATGTTCGACCTCACCGGCTCGGTCGCCCTCGTCACCGGAGCCGCGTCCGGGATCGGGGCAGAGGTGGCCCGCGCACTCGCCGGGCAGGGCGCCGTGGTCGCCGCCGCGGACCTGCGTACCGACGGCGTCCCGGAGGTCTGCGCGTCGACCCACGTCGTCGACGTCGCGGACCCCGACGCCGCGGCGGCCTGCGTCGAGGAGGTCGTCGCCCGGCACGGCCGGGTCGACGTACTGGTCAACTCGGCCGGGATCGCGCTGCTCGCCCCCGCCCTGGAGCTGCGGACCGAGGACTGGCGCCGCACCCTGGACGTCAACCTCACCGGGTCCTGGCTGATGGCGCGCGCCGCGGGCCGGGTCATGGTGGAGCGCGGGTACGGCCGGATCGTGAACCTCGCCTCGCAGGCGGCGAGCAGCGGGCTGGAACAGCACGCCGCCTACTGCGCGTCCAAGGCAGGGATCAACGGGCTCACCCGCACCCTCGCCGTCGAGTGGGGACCGCACGGGGTGACGGTGAACGCGGTGTCGCCGACGGTCGTGCTCACCGACCTGGGTCGCGCGGCGTGGGACAACCCGGCCGGGGACGCGCACCGCGCCGAGATCCCGGCGCGACGGTTCGCCGAGCCGTCGGAGGTCGCCGCGGCCGTCGTGTACCTGGCCTCGGCGGAGGCCGCGATGGTCAACGGCGCCGAACTACGGGTGGACGGCGGGTTCACGGCCCGCTGA
- a CDS encoding DUF2334 domain-containing protein, which produces MSTLLVSLSGLTDSDDADRARAAAFAAELDRRGVPLTHLVQPKGPDGPLRRGDDLVRWIAGRVRAGDDLLLHGFDHTSDPVGAWQNGSVPRIGRRTEFGALPRHEAGLRLTGARRILLATGLSTDGFAPPGWIASEGTLDALADLGFGLCADETTVRATGGPVLHSRVLTFRASEPWRGERRAGERRRGRALEQQAVRTAERGGLVRLALRAKDLRREHRVEAALAAVDAARGAGAAGAVHRTLFPAAAPAA; this is translated from the coding sequence ATGAGCACGCTGCTCGTCTCGCTGTCCGGCCTGACCGACTCCGACGACGCCGACCGCGCCCGAGCCGCCGCGTTCGCCGCGGAGCTGGACCGGCGCGGCGTGCCGCTGACCCACCTCGTGCAGCCCAAGGGGCCCGACGGGCCGCTGCGCCGCGGCGACGACCTGGTCCGTTGGATCGCCGGCCGCGTCCGCGCCGGGGACGACCTGCTCCTGCACGGTTTCGACCACACGAGCGACCCGGTGGGCGCCTGGCAGAACGGCTCCGTACCGCGGATCGGGCGCCGCACCGAGTTCGGGGCGCTGCCCCGGCACGAGGCCGGCCTGCGGCTGACCGGCGCCCGGCGGATCCTGCTCGCGACCGGGCTGTCCACCGACGGCTTCGCCCCGCCCGGCTGGATCGCCTCCGAGGGCACCCTCGACGCGCTCGCCGACCTCGGTTTCGGCCTCTGCGCCGACGAGACGACCGTCCGCGCGACCGGCGGTCCGGTGCTGCACTCGCGCGTGCTGACCTTCCGGGCGTCCGAGCCCTGGCGGGGCGAGCGCCGCGCCGGGGAGCGCCGCCGCGGACGGGCGCTGGAGCAGCAGGCCGTGCGCACCGCCGAGCGCGGCGGGCTCGTCCGGCTCGCGCTGCGGGCCAAGGACCTGCGCCGCGAGCACCGCGTCGAGGCCGCGCTGGCCGCCGTCGACGCGGCGCGCGGGGCGGGCGCCGCCGGCGCCGTGCACCGCACGCTGTTCCCCGCCGCGGCCCCGGCCGCCTAG
- a CDS encoding VOC family protein: MPLQWEQVVVDARDPVRLGRWWAEALDWTVVNASASEFEIQPAEGVVPGLIFVPVAEGKRTKNRLHIDLRPDGVRDSEVARLLMLGATRVNVGQHRAPADEVSWTVLADPEGNEFCVLGERRT; encoded by the coding sequence ATGCCCCTGCAGTGGGAGCAGGTCGTCGTCGACGCCCGGGACCCGGTCCGGCTGGGCCGCTGGTGGGCCGAGGCCCTGGACTGGACGGTCGTGAACGCCTCGGCGTCGGAGTTCGAGATCCAGCCCGCCGAGGGCGTCGTCCCCGGGCTGATCTTCGTGCCGGTCGCGGAGGGGAAGCGGACCAAGAACCGCCTGCACATCGACCTGCGGCCGGACGGCGTCCGCGACTCCGAGGTGGCCCGGCTGCTGATGCTGGGCGCCACCCGGGTCAACGTGGGCCAGCACCGGGCCCCGGCCGACGAGGTGTCCTGGACGGTGCTCGCCGACCCCGAGGGCAACGAGTTCTGCGTGCTCGGCGAGCGGCGGACCTGA
- a CDS encoding MBL fold metallo-hydrolase, with translation MHLTHYGHACVLIDTGSARLLFDPGAFSTGFEALDGLDAILVTHQHFDHVDADALRTLLRANPDAALVTDGQTAGQLDGVDARTAAPGDVLALGGAEVSVVGSGDHAQIHPDIPLVANNGYVVDGALLHPGDAYVPPGVDELATLLLPTGAPWLKVSEAVDYLRSVAPRTVVPIHEGTLADPALHYRFFDDLGPGATTLLVPDRETAVDV, from the coding sequence ATGCACCTGACGCACTACGGCCACGCCTGCGTCCTGATCGACACCGGGTCGGCCCGGCTCCTGTTCGACCCGGGCGCGTTCTCGACCGGCTTCGAGGCCCTGGACGGCCTGGACGCGATCCTGGTCACCCATCAGCACTTCGACCACGTCGACGCCGACGCGCTGCGCACCCTGCTGCGTGCCAACCCCGACGCCGCCCTGGTCACCGACGGCCAGACCGCCGGGCAGCTCGACGGCGTCGACGCCCGCACCGCCGCCCCCGGCGACGTGCTGGCCCTCGGCGGCGCCGAGGTGTCCGTCGTCGGGTCCGGGGACCACGCGCAGATCCACCCGGACATCCCGCTGGTCGCGAACAACGGCTACGTCGTCGACGGCGCGCTGCTCCACCCCGGCGACGCCTACGTCCCGCCGGGCGTCGACGAGCTGGCGACGCTGCTGCTCCCCACCGGCGCACCCTGGCTGAAGGTGTCCGAGGCCGTCGACTACCTGCGGTCGGTCGCACCGCGGACGGTGGTGCCGATCCACGAGGGCACCCTCGCCGACCCGGCGCTCCACTACCGGTTCTTCGACGACCTGGGGCCCGGCGCCACGACGCTCCTGGTCCCCGACCGGGAGACGGCGGTCGACGTCTGA